The following coding sequences lie in one bacterium genomic window:
- a CDS encoding phosphatase PAP2 family protein — protein MSIQSIVGIIVAADVAVFRFINDTLFVRWIGDVIFFIGRDQIILLVLLVAGAGYVFLTHWKKVLQVMVWAALAVVVSNFLHNHLLKLFFNRQRPFIKLSEVHLCVPLNDLSTVSLSFPSTHAASAAALAIVVMKMDSRLRWPGTVFALVIGGGTIYSGGHYPLDVLAGYIIGSVIGVLLYRISRVIWPA, from the coding sequence GTGAGCATTCAATCCATCGTGGGAATCATTGTTGCGGCAGACGTGGCGGTATTTCGTTTTATAAACGACACATTGTTTGTGCGGTGGATTGGGGATGTCATTTTCTTTATCGGCCGGGATCAAATTATTTTGCTTGTGCTGCTCGTTGCCGGGGCAGGGTATGTTTTTTTGACGCATTGGAAGAAAGTATTACAGGTTATGGTCTGGGCGGCATTGGCGGTTGTGGTGTCCAATTTTTTGCACAATCATTTATTAAAATTATTTTTTAACCGCCAGCGCCCGTTTATAAAGCTTTCCGAAGTGCATCTGTGTGTGCCGCTTAATGATCTTTCGACTGTTTCACTGTCTTTTCCGTCAACCCATGCGGCCAGTGCGGCTGCATTGGCAATCGTGGTCATGAAAATGGATTCGAGGTTGCGCTGGCCGGGCACAGTGTTTGCACTGGTGATTGGGGGGGGGACAATTTATTCGGGCGGGCATTACCCTTTGGATGTTTTGGCAGGCTATATCATCGGAAGTGTGATCGGCGTGTTGCTTTATCGCATCAGCCGGGTGATCTGGCCGGCATGA
- a CDS encoding polysaccharide deacetylase family protein, translating into MQNKIIRWGLVVLLGSVAVWPVTGGAEQTPAAASAVRSVQMIPVLCYHRFGPYGAKDAYSVSKAEFSGQLEIIRQEQCTPITVTELARVMRGKSELPENPVLITIDDGYRDFLSQAKPLLDQYGYPATLFIYTDFVGARLGLKKYELQALQAEGFDIGSHSVSHPKLNRLKKGETQAAWQVRMKKELAGSREKLLAWSQGEVLGMAYPYGLWNAEIAEIGQTAGYELLFTVNPGTNILSSEKKCLKRSMVLRGTRKSTFRAMLHVRDLTVMSWNPELGEVTHGSLAGINLVVERTLWPLLDPASLQATTGQTVIPTRYDTQSGKVVMTFAKPWTRGTDLIVLTARDRKGMLHYKQSRLVQVVSADE; encoded by the coding sequence ATGCAGAATAAAATTATTCGTTGGGGATTGGTTGTTTTGCTCGGGAGTGTTGCCGTTTGGCCGGTGACAGGCGGGGCGGAACAGACGCCGGCAGCAGCTTCGGCCGTGCGCAGTGTCCAAATGATTCCGGTGCTTTGTTATCATCGCTTTGGACCTTACGGCGCCAAGGATGCTTATTCTGTTTCAAAAGCGGAGTTCTCCGGGCAACTGGAAATCATCCGGCAAGAACAGTGTACGCCGATTACCGTAACCGAGTTGGCCCGCGTCATGCGTGGAAAATCCGAACTTCCGGAAAATCCGGTTTTGATTACCATTGATGACGGATACCGGGATTTTTTAAGCCAGGCCAAACCCCTGCTGGATCAGTACGGTTATCCGGCCACCTTATTTATTTACACTGATTTTGTGGGTGCCCGCTTGGGTCTGAAAAAATATGAATTGCAGGCATTGCAGGCAGAGGGCTTTGATATCGGGTCGCATTCTGTTTCTCATCCGAAATTAAATCGATTGAAAAAAGGCGAGACGCAGGCGGCATGGCAAGTACGCATGAAAAAAGAATTGGCAGGTTCCCGGGAAAAATTATTAGCCTGGTCACAAGGCGAGGTGTTGGGGATGGCCTATCCTTATGGCCTATGGAATGCTGAGATCGCGGAAATCGGTCAAACAGCTGGATACGAGTTGCTGTTTACGGTGAATCCGGGAACCAACATACTTAGCAGTGAAAAAAAGTGTCTCAAAAGAAGTATGGTTTTAAGGGGGACGCGCAAGAGTACATTTCGCGCCATGTTGCATGTCCGCGATTTAACCGTGATGTCATGGAATCCTGAGTTGGGCGAGGTGACGCACGGTTCGCTGGCGGGAATAAATTTGGTTGTTGAAAGAACGTTGTGGCCGCTGCTTGACCCGGCCAGTCTGCAGGCAACAACGGGCCAAACGGTGATTCCTACACGTTACGATACACAAAGCGGCAAAGTCGTGATGACCTTTGCCAAACCATGGACACGAGGGACGGATTTAATCGTCTTGACGGCCCGAGACCGCAAGGGTATGCTGCACTATAAACAAAGCCGGTTGGTACAAGTAGTTTCGGCAGATGAATAG
- the pyrF gene encoding orotidine-5'-phosphate decarboxylase, producing MIPLKDRLFVALDVDDIRAADLLMNKMQGVVSQYKLGAQLLSAAGPEAVMHVRRRGFGVFYDAKFHDIPNTVASAVTSACRIGATIVNVHTTGGKTMMAAAAKASRDVAKKLRQSKTMVLGVTVLTSINQPALEKELCLKRKIQTHVVHLAKLAQSAGLDGVVASPQEIIAIRKACGPDFIILTPGIRPTGSSKGDQKRIMTPKQAMAAGADYIVVGRPIYQATNPLQVVRSIYREMEEALK from the coding sequence ATGATTCCATTAAAGGATCGTTTGTTTGTTGCGTTGGATGTGGATGATATCCGCGCGGCTGATTTGTTGATGAATAAGATGCAGGGTGTTGTGAGTCAGTATAAGCTTGGCGCACAGTTGCTCTCGGCGGCAGGACCTGAAGCGGTGATGCATGTTCGGCGCAGGGGTTTCGGTGTTTTTTATGACGCTAAATTTCATGATATTCCCAATACGGTGGCCTCGGCAGTTACATCCGCCTGCCGGATTGGCGCAACCATCGTCAATGTACACACCACCGGCGGCAAGACCATGATGGCCGCGGCGGCCAAGGCGAGCCGGGATGTTGCCAAGAAACTGCGTCAGTCCAAAACCATGGTGCTGGGGGTCACGGTTTTAACTTCCATCAACCAGCCGGCTTTGGAAAAAGAGTTATGCCTTAAGCGTAAAATCCAGACCCACGTGGTTCATCTGGCCAAGCTGGCGCAATCCGCCGGTTTGGACGGCGTGGTGGCCAGCCCGCAGGAAATCATCGCAATTCGCAAAGCTTGTGGACCGGATTTCATTATTTTGACCCCGGGCATCCGGCCGACCGGATCATCCAAGGGTGATCAAAAAAGAATTATGACGCCCAAGCAGGCGATGGCGGCGGGTGCGGATTATATTGTTGTGGGGCGACCTATTTATCAGGCAACCAATCCATTGCAGGTAGTGCGTTCTATTTATCGTGAAATGGAGGAAGCGTTGAAATGA
- the pyrE gene encoding orotate phosphoribosyltransferase — MSSDWVREKFEKAEALLTGHFLLSSGNHSNCYLQCALVTQYPGLARELADRLAAKLANKEIDVVLGPAVGGIVFAQEMAQALSRQSCPDIRAIFCERVDGKMALRRGFSLKPGEKVLAVEDVITTGGSVKEAIALAKTFDVTIIGVASLVDRSATAPDLGAPLTALMKVQADIYSPEKCPLCRQGIPAVKPGSRGLK, encoded by the coding sequence ATGAGTTCTGACTGGGTACGAGAAAAATTTGAAAAAGCCGAAGCGCTTTTAACCGGCCATTTTTTACTGAGCTCGGGAAATCATTCCAATTGCTACTTGCAGTGTGCGCTGGTCACCCAGTACCCCGGATTGGCGCGTGAACTGGCGGACCGGTTGGCTGCAAAGCTGGCCAACAAAGAGATTGATGTTGTTTTGGGTCCTGCGGTAGGCGGTATTGTTTTTGCCCAGGAGATGGCGCAGGCGCTTTCGCGCCAGAGTTGTCCTGATATTCGGGCAATTTTTTGTGAACGGGTGGACGGCAAAATGGCATTGCGGCGCGGCTTTTCGCTTAAACCCGGGGAAAAAGTTTTGGCAGTGGAAGATGTGATTACAACCGGAGGTTCCGTCAAAGAAGCGATAGCACTTGCCAAGACCTTTGATGTGACCATCATCGGTGTGGCCAGTCTGGTTGACCGCTCGGCAACAGCACCTGATTTGGGGGCTCCCCTGACGGCGTTGATGAAAGTTCAGGCGGATATCTATTCGCCTGAAAAGTGTCCGCTTTGCAGGCAGGGTATTCCGGCAGTCAAGCCGGGTAGCCGGGGTCTGAAATAA
- a CDS encoding peptidylprolyl isomerase — protein MAVVKAGDTVQVHYTGLLEDGTVFDTTYEKDPLRFTLGEKKVIVGVEKAMIGMTVGEKKRITLSPEEAYGSYEKNKEVVMDKDKLSCGDAPKAGMLVEIRGTDGGCVVTPIKSINGDKITLDANHPLAGKTLVFEIELLQIMG, from the coding sequence ATGGCAGTTGTAAAAGCAGGCGATACGGTACAAGTGCATTATACGGGGTTACTGGAGGACGGGACGGTTTTTGATACAACGTACGAGAAGGATCCGCTCCGGTTTACCCTGGGGGAAAAAAAAGTGATTGTGGGTGTGGAAAAAGCCATGATCGGGATGACAGTGGGTGAAAAAAAGCGGATCACCCTTTCGCCGGAAGAGGCCTATGGCAGCTATGAAAAAAATAAGGAAGTGGTGATGGACAAGGATAAATTGTCCTGTGGAGATGCGCCAAAAGCAGGCATGTTGGTTGAAATTCGCGGCACAGACGGCGGTTGTGTGGTGACCCCGATTAAATCGATCAATGGCGATAAGATTACATTGGATGCCAACCATCCCTTGGCAGGCAAAACATTGGTGTTTGAAATTGAATTACTCCAGAT